A window from Elusimicrobia bacterium HGW-Elusimicrobia-1 encodes these proteins:
- a CDS encoding electron transfer flavoprotein subunit alpha, producing the protein MANEIRVLKEKCTGCTLCYRECMFGAISIIDEDRQIADGRRIKKLASIDLDKCTFCGACVAACKKFAAIELKKDEAAVHLDIDPAHYRGVWIYAEQRHGEISPVVYELSAEARRLADKLGVNLSAVLMGDKIEPKAKDLINHGADKVYVFDDPVLAEFQDDPYSELLSKLIAEEKPEIVLMGATNIGRSFASRVAAKIRTGLTADCTALDIDTANRNLLQTRPAFGGNIMATILTPRHRPQMATVRHKVFKPGVPDPARKGEVVKKNVNHSELVVRTKFLRFIKDTSAKVNLADADIIVSGGRGLCKAEGFKLVEELAEALGGAVGSSRAAVDAGWIPYSHQVGQTGRTVSPKIYVACGISGQIQHLVGMNSSDLIIAINKDNTCPMMKMATFALEGDLYEIIPALVKALKER; encoded by the coding sequence ATGGCCAACGAAATCCGAGTACTCAAAGAAAAATGCACCGGCTGTACGCTTTGTTACAGGGAGTGTATGTTCGGAGCAATATCCATTATAGACGAAGATCGTCAGATTGCCGACGGCAGAAGAATAAAAAAACTTGCCTCGATAGATTTGGATAAATGCACGTTTTGCGGAGCGTGCGTCGCCGCGTGCAAAAAATTCGCGGCGATAGAACTTAAAAAAGACGAGGCCGCCGTTCATCTTGATATCGATCCGGCTCACTACCGCGGCGTATGGATTTACGCCGAACAGCGCCACGGCGAGATATCGCCGGTTGTTTATGAACTCTCCGCCGAGGCCCGCCGTCTGGCGGACAAGCTCGGTGTAAACCTTTCGGCCGTGCTGATGGGCGATAAAATCGAGCCCAAGGCCAAAGACCTGATCAACCACGGCGCCGACAAAGTATACGTTTTCGACGATCCGGTTCTTGCGGAATTTCAGGATGACCCGTATTCGGAACTGCTTTCCAAGCTTATAGCCGAAGAAAAACCCGAGATAGTGTTAATGGGCGCCACCAATATCGGCCGTTCCTTCGCGTCGCGCGTTGCCGCCAAGATTCGCACGGGGCTTACCGCCGACTGCACGGCTCTGGATATCGACACGGCCAACCGCAATCTGTTGCAGACGCGTCCGGCCTTCGGCGGAAACATAATGGCCACCATCCTTACGCCGCGCCATCGTCCGCAGATGGCGACGGTACGGCATAAGGTTTTCAAGCCCGGAGTTCCCGATCCCGCCAGAAAGGGCGAAGTCGTCAAGAAAAATGTCAATCATTCGGAGTTGGTTGTCCGCACGAAATTTCTGCGTTTCATCAAAGATACGTCGGCAAAGGTCAATCTGGCGGACGCCGACATAATCGTATCCGGCGGGCGCGGTCTCTGCAAGGCGGAAGGTTTTAAACTTGTGGAGGAACTCGCCGAAGCGCTCGGCGGAGCCGTGGGATCTTCGCGGGCGGCCGTCGACGCCGGCTGGATACCCTATTCCCATCAGGTCGGCCAGACGGGAAGAACCGTCAGCCCCAAGATATACGTGGCCTGCGGAATATCGGGTCAGATTCAGCATCTCGTCGGAATGAACTCCTCGGACTTGATTATCGCAATCAACAAAGACAATACCTGCCCTATGATGAAAATGGCGACCTTCGCCCTGGAAGGCGACCTCTACGAAATCATTCCCGCTCTTGTAAAAGCGCTCAAAGAAAGATGA
- a CDS encoding 5,10-methylenetetrahydrofolate reductase, with translation MKKISDILSSGKTTLSFEFFPPKTPPGRIKLYEKASRLTELSPDFFSVTYGAVGGTREFTEEVAGELQNRFGVPVMQHLAAVGHSAADIRNMLDKMKVRGIRNVMALRGDVPDGVSVSSVEKFPYAADLCRFIVSEYGDYFSVGVAGYPEGHPDTPDPDVGAEHLKMKIAAGGEFVVTQLFFDNDKFFRYMRMLAAHGLKARVIPGVLPITDYGRLLSFCQKCKVDIPEEVHKRFRPIATDAAATFKEGVALARAQCDDLLSRGAGGLHIYTLNQSEAAASTVEGLIK, from the coding sequence ATGAAAAAAATATCCGATATATTATCTTCGGGCAAGACGACGCTTTCTTTCGAGTTTTTTCCTCCCAAAACTCCTCCGGGAAGAATTAAACTTTACGAGAAGGCGTCGCGTTTGACGGAACTCTCGCCGGATTTTTTTTCGGTGACATACGGCGCCGTCGGGGGAACGCGCGAATTTACCGAAGAAGTGGCCGGAGAACTACAAAACAGGTTTGGCGTTCCGGTTATGCAGCATCTTGCCGCTGTCGGACATTCCGCCGCGGATATCAGAAATATGCTCGATAAAATGAAAGTCCGCGGCATACGAAACGTAATGGCTTTAAGGGGAGATGTTCCGGACGGCGTCAGCGTTTCGTCCGTCGAAAAATTCCCTTATGCCGCGGATTTGTGCCGGTTTATCGTTTCCGAATACGGTGATTATTTTTCCGTCGGAGTGGCCGGTTATCCCGAGGGGCATCCCGATACTCCGGATCCGGACGTCGGCGCCGAGCATCTTAAAATGAAAATTGCCGCGGGCGGCGAGTTTGTGGTCACCCAGCTTTTTTTCGACAATGACAAATTTTTCCGCTATATGCGTATGCTCGCGGCGCATGGTCTTAAGGCGCGTGTTATCCCCGGGGTGCTGCCGATAACCGACTACGGACGGCTTCTGTCTTTTTGTCAGAAATGCAAAGTGGATATTCCCGAAGAAGTTCATAAAAGATTCCGCCCGATAGCCACAGACGCGGCGGCGACTTTCAAAGAGGGCGTGGCGTTGGCGCGCGCGCAGTGCGATGATCTTTTGTCGCGCGGGGCGGGCGGGCTGCATATTTATACGCTCAATCAGTCCGAGGCGGCCGCCTCGACGGTGGAAGGTTTGATAAAATGA